Part of the Lotus japonicus ecotype B-129 chromosome 6, LjGifu_v1.2 genome, ATGCTAACAACGTAAATCAGAAGCCatctcttttttcaattttcctgtATACCATAGTTTTGTGAATATGCCCAATATTGCACCAAATTTTGTAAAAGTGAGCTCCATATGCGCATTAAGATTGTACAGTACAATCTGTACCCAATGCTATTATTCGTTGCTAtaaaagagaaagaggagaatACTCAGAATAGTaaataaatatttcttttaCCAAATTGCATAAAGGGACATAAGTTACAAAGTAAAGTGGCGCTTTAATTAAATGCACCTCAAATCAATCTGACAGTCCTTGTGCAATAGACACTCCAAGTCTAAAAACTGGACAGACCAAATAAAATAGAATTTCTTGCATTGAAGTACATTCATGAATGGTGCAAGTGAAACCACGTGTGTGTTTAGGGTGCATTATAGGATTTCCTTGGCTACCAATACGTCACATTGATATGCCTGTGGTCTGAGCCACCTTGCAGAAACATCAAAAGTGTGAAAGAGGTGGAAAGAATAGAGTtataagaaagagagagagaaaaaaaaaaagagatgtgATATGTGATAATATGATTGAAAGATAAGAGACAAATAGATAAAAAAGTGAAGTAAAAGTGAAATTAAGGTGTGAATAAATCCTAactcaattaattaggttacaCCATTTACCATTTATGTCAACCCGCTACACGATGCCATCATCTTTATGTCGACACGCTTCCTGATGCACTTCAACTTTATGTCATTGTGCTCCATCACTTCATATCAACACACTTAACAATGCACTTAAACACATCCTCTCACATATTTCGTTGGACCTTATCTCAACTCTTCTATATTCATACGCCATCTCTGATTGCTGAGATTTGGTTTTTCACTAGCTGTATGTGATTAAAGAACCCTGTGATCATAAAATTTGTACAACAAATAAACTAGTGGAATTATTGATGCCAAATTGTCTTAAAGTGTCATTACTTCTATAGGCgcatctgtaagatcaagatttggtcatgtggtacaactttatgttttgatgataacaagtatttatttgtggatgaacaattatgatactctaacgtttgtcttgagtgttttgacaaacaggttctgattctgacaccagaagatatattcatcagaagatctgaagatcagaagttctgaagatcagaagatctgaagaccagaagatctgaagatctgaagaccagaagatctgaggatcagaagatctgaagaccagaagctctgaaggtccagaagctctgaaggtccagaagctctgaaggaccagaggctctgaaggtccagaagcagaagttacgaaggtcagaggatccaagcttccctctgactctgatcaccaagcttcacaagttccaacatgaagcgtcgtcagatcagaagtaaatggttacaggcaaatgtctctatcaagaagtacaagagcagtgtactattctgacaagcctacataccaaggttcagccacagcaggttctggaagttccagaaatgccctccaacggtcatattctctcaacagaaatatcctttgcaccttggactatttaaggctgaagaagagaagaaagactgaggagagagaaaccaagagctgcaatacaagaaaatattcaagcctccactttcttcatcagATTTTATACCTCGTCTGGCTTCATCCTGCTAAACCCAAATTTATCTGTCCATATTGATTCTGCTTCTTCTGCAGCTGGCAGTACAAGGCTCTTCACATTCATGAAAGCCAAAAGCCTCTCATTGCAGGAGAAGAGTGTTTGGAAGTAGCCCTGTTTGTGTCAAGCCAATGTTATAATTATTGCACTAACAAGACATAGCGACAAATGGTCACAATACACAGCCATCAATCAAAATTCCAGAGCACATCAAGTTTCAACCAAATAGAGGAAAGAATACAATGTAAGTGAAAAAAACCAGAAGTAAAGTCTCATACCTTCCCGTGATTCCTGTTACTTGTTGCAACTAAAGGAAGTTCAGCAACATCTGAGCCGAAAATTCGAAGCATGGCCGCAGATACCACAGATGAACTTCAATGTTAAAGAAACAAGCTGTAAGCAGCACTAGAAGTGTTAAATAATAAAAGTTAAATACAGAAAACCACTTCTTACTTGACTACTAGTAATGCACAATACATTTCTCCAAACTCCTGACCCCGCACATTCCTTCTGTACATGACATACAATAAGTGAgacaaaggaaagaaaaaaactcaAGAGAAAAATTATACGCGAAACAAATGCATTTGAAGAAGTTTCTAACCCATAAACCATGGCTGGAATAAGGTCACGTCCACTAGCTGCGTCAACTATAGGATTGAAGCATTCCTGAAACAAGGGAAGTTTCAATCTTAAATCCAATTAATGTTTTAAATGATATTATGGAAAACTCATGGTTTGCCAGGTATAATAGATAAGCTCTGTCATAAAGATTAACATTGTAAAACATAAAACAAAAGTAATGATATGTCACAGAATCACCATAAATATAAAAAGGCATAATAACAAGTCAATAACAACAGAAGTCAAAAAGTGTGAGAGGAAAAGATGTACAGCACCATATTGTAAACAAGTTGAAGCATCTAAGGTGTCTAAAAAGAGGGTTAATGACATGGGTTGTGAAGTTCAGAACAGGGAAGGAAATGAACAGAAAAAGGAGGTATCATAGAAACACTGCATAGACCTTCACAAACCTTGAAAACAGAAGTGGGACATACACGAGTTGCTGGCTTGCTGCAAAGAGCACAAAATGCCATGGGTAGCCAGAGAAACAACCAAAAACTGTGAAGGTAAAACCAGGCGAGGCAGTATGGAAGAATGCACAAAATCATGATTTGGGACCACGATGGCCACACTATCATTATACATAACACAGGGAGGATACACGATGCTGTCGTGGTCAAACAGCACCACAAAATTCAACGATTGACTACTTTGTACATAGTTTCCCAAAAAGTGGTTCATATATCTTTTTTCTCCCATATGCTGATTTTACTATCTTCCTCCAAGACATGTGGCTTTACCATTGTTAGTTATTGATAACTTTAAATTACCCTTTTTATGTTAAAATTTCTTTCTGAATCTCAATAGCTTATATTTTCAACATGTCAAGATTACTTTGAAATTTCCTACTTTATgtcaaaattttctttttctttccaaatCCTAGATGCTAATGCACTCAATTCCTCTTAATACATTAAAAAACGTTCTTTTTACATTCGTTGAAGAGAAACAGAAATGGATCAAAAAAGGGCAAAGTATTTGGTTTCTGTTTTATTGCTACCTTCGACATTTGTCttaaaaagataaaagataTACTAAAAGAGAGACAAGGTTGTGTCGTGTGTAGGACATCAGTGGAGAAGTACATGACCCACTTAATGGTGGTTCACTTCTTCAATTTGGGGAAGTGGTTGAATCACCTGTTTACCAGGCGGGATCCCTTACCAGGCatggtttttagtttttacaatTAGCTTCAACATATCAATTGCTGAAGGAACAGGACATCAATATAAAAACATGATAGTAGTGTATTAGAaacaaaattttatattaaaggttttacatagagataggattgccatcaaaagagaagaaaaaaaatatttttctcaaCACTGACTGGAGGAATGTCAGTGACAAAATTCATTTTTCGAGGTGGTTCCAAGGCTGGAACAAATAATCAGGGTTGTAACTTCACTAAATCATGCAATTGATCCAATTAGttgagaataaaaaaaatgaagcaaATATAATTGCCTAGGAAGCACAAGTTTTTGAGGAAAAACACTCAGAATCCAAAGGTTTAGTTGTGTTAGGTCTAATTTCTGCACCATGAAACAGTGAAAAACAGCAAAGTTATATACACCTAGCTCAGTAGAACTGGAATACCAAGTGACTCAAAAATGAAGTAAGCCATTAAAAAGTAACACTGATAATATTAAAAAGTAAGCTAGAAACTAAATCATCTAATATGAAATGTGCACATGTAATGTTATGTGTGAGATGGATCCTTATACTATAGTCAAATAGATCATAGTGCCCCACAAATGAATTAATGTATGGAATCCACATTTTTTTGTACTTTATTATGAAAATCATTGAAGGAAAAGTTAAGCCAGTATTCCATAACAaacaatttcttcttttttgtaCTGTTAGTGCAATTAAAACAATATTGTACATTATGCGTATACCTACTAAATTTAATTCTCCTAGATACTTAGAAATGGAAAAGCTGGTATAGACATTTATAGAGTTTCCTGGTTGCTTGTATTGGGATTATCAGgcgataatttaattttatcgGTCAATCCTCAAAATGTTTTCCTCTGTAATacatatagctaattttcaccaTGTTTGGATCTACTTTAACTCTCTCATGATCATTTTTCCCTATGTAAGAATTACTTCTAATAGCTTCTTCCAGAATCATTTAACCCCCAAATGAGAAAATCTATTAAATTTACAAACATGCACTCAGTGAATGTGGACGATCCACTCTACCTTTCATTTATACTTTTCTGATCTAAAGGAAATTTCTGGCCACTTTACCAAATCTAAACAAATACAATCAATACCAGATGTCAATCTCCTTCATTACAATTTATCCTCCTTCATTCCAAACAGCTTTACAATTTATCCTTTATCCTCCCTATTAAACAGTCAATATTAGCATGACCAAATGATCTCAGACACGAAACCATCCACCCTTTTTCCTCCTACAAACTGCCACAAGTTAATTTTAGCACCACAGAACATGGAGTCAATGAAACAAAATTAGAAACAAGTAGCACACTATGAGCATGTGTGGAAattaattgattctgagaaaagaGGAGTATGTCATATATCTAAGTAGCCAACAAACATATGAAAGAAGAAAGTAGATAAAGACAAAACATGCACAATCACTATAGAAAATCAAAAGTTAATAGCACAATTTAACAGTACCAAATCATGAAAATGGCCAAAGAAAAATCAACAATGAATTAAGAGCTTTACCATTTGGATGCATTACGTAGTAAAGTTCACGTTTCTTAAATTTCAATCGCAAATTTGATGTGCCAACATTTGATGACAAAGAGTGATTTTGAACATTACTCATTGCAATTGGTCACATCACATGGTTAAAACATGAAAGTCCTGAACTTTCCACAAACCCAAATCAATAAAGAATTCATAATGTAAATTAAATTCAcataaaaaaatgtgaaaggTCGAGGAAGGAGAAACCTGGATCAACTTGCGCTAGACAGTCGGTACGATTTgtgaaagataatccactacaTAGTCCATATACCTCGGTAACCAAATCACTCAAACTCCCTTGAATGCCCAGTCTCATAAATTGACTTCTTTAAAGCAATCAATTAATCTCACTATGCAGAACATAAACAAAGGAATTAGTGATGATAAACAAAGAAATTGGAGAACTCgacagagagagatagagagaggcACCCAAATCGAAGGAATAATGTAAAAATTCCCAGATTTTTCAAATGGACCTCTCACAATGAACAAAATATTGGAGGTGCGATTCAATAAGGTGCTACTCAGCCTAAAACGGGTTGCTCTTTCACCTTCATGATTCTTGCTTTCGCACATTTATCCTATTTCATTGAACAACTAGTGTGCCTGAAACTAAAAACTTGTCAGACAGCAAACAAGAAAATCATTCAGGAAAACACAAAGTAAACAAGGCAAGAAACAAATGAGTGTTATGCACAATTGAAACCATGGTGACAATCAAATTATGTCACTAAACTCACAAATGGTTCTTACCCATTGTTGCAACAGATCCTGCTAATTTAAGTTTAAAATGGTATAAATTAAATTAGGAACATAAGATAATAACAAAAATATTAGAAAATCCAGTTTGAGCACAAGGTAAAAAATTTGATAGTCTCTTATATGGTCCCCGACTGATCTTAAAAGTagtttattataattaaattaagaatAGAAAATATCCCATGAACATAGTAGAGCCCAAAAGTAGAACACCCTTTTAACAAAATCAAAGCACAAATATAGTAATGAAAAtgaacataaaaaaataaaggagAAGGTGAGTTTTGTATGTTGTTCATCCCTAATGTTCACCCAGACAAAGAATATCGTATAAAACAACCTATGTCTTTGCTTCTGGCTTTAAACCATGACATATCAAATAGATCTCTCTTGATGAAGGTCTTGTGGCTTTAGGCCTCAGCTACGATGACTTTCTAAATAATGGTTTACAAATCTGACTGATTTCTGCAGCAGAAGATTTCAAAGAGATTAAATAAACACATTACGCAACCAAATCAGCTGGAATAAAACTAGTCTTGAGAAAAATGATCCACCTTTGGAATCTTCACTCTCCAAAATCTTTATAATAAGGTTCCCTCCGACTTGCAAGACTCCCTTATCATTTGAACCGGATGGATCATCAACACTTTGCTCCTCCCGAATatagtcatcatcatcatcagctgAAGCTTGAACAGAAGAAGCAGCACTGCCAATTGTGATTCCAGAAACCGATGGACATGTATGAAAGTATCACAGAAAACCCTTTTTGCTGCAGAAAACAAATCACCAAAAATCAGTTTCTAAGCCAAGATAGACCAATCATCCAAAAAAACACCCTCATATCaaagtcaatttttttaatggCTAGTTTAGCATATGCACAGAATTTTGTTTTCCTGACAAATGGTAAGCCAAATGAGAAAGAGATGAATAACAgaggaagtaaaattaaaaattgaacaTAAGAGCGGAAGGTAGGAGATTGAACTCACCGTGCGAGGTACTACTCTTCATCTAGTCATGTCCTCTGGTACAACCACAAAAAATCTAAAATGCCAAGACAATCTACATTCCTCTTGTACAATGTTACATGTTTTGTGTTCCTAAATTTGAAATTGGAAACCAGGGGTAGTCATATTGAAGGATATGGGGCTTGAGCTTGACGGCGACAAATTGAATGAGAGAATCGGAGACGGCGAGACGCGGTTGGGTTTGCTTCGTCAGCGAGAGGCACAATGGGTGGGATAAGGCGGTCGTGAGCAGGCCAGCGCCGAGAGCGGTGCTAGAACGATGAGACGCGACGACGTTTGGGTCCTTGGCGGAGACGACGGTCATGAGCTTCAACGGCCGTGTGCGGTGAGACGCCGGAGAGAGATTGGCAGGAGAGGAACCGGATCCGACTGTAAAGTGATAAGGAGATGCAGAAGAGGTGGAGATAAAGAGATAGTGAAAATGTGAGAGAGTAAGATGAAAATGACAGATTAGTGAGATAGGAAATCTCAAGTACAATAGAGATAAGatttctataattttttattttttcttctccaATTGAGTCCTGAATACTTTGACAGATGAAAAAGAGAGGGAAACTAAAAGAAGGAAGAGCGGGAACTCTGAAAGGAGCATAAAGATTAAAATAAGCCAAAAAAGGAGGAGCTCACACGTAAAATCAATTGACTAAAATCAGTGTTTTAAtctcaaaaaaatcaaaatatgagcgggaaaatttaaattttgagcgccaaaaattaaaatcaggTTATTTCGTTCAtgttaatttttatgcactCACAGTATAAAAGGTTTTACacgatcattcaatcacaacattctatttcctattttaaatattatgaaatttaaaattagttATGAGCCAAAAAATTGAGATATGATTGAACCTGTGTAAACttatttacactgtcagtgcatgaAAATTAATCtctatttaattattagtagaataaaatcatttatttaCTTGAATGATTAAATGTGTATGCACCGACAGTGTAAACTTTGTTTACACTTTACACATACATCCAATTAAACTTTTGATTGTATGAACACGTCAAGTTGGCTAATCTTTGTAACTTATCAACCTTGAAAGCTTTATCAGGTTGTTTCGACAAGTTGATCTTAACCGAAATATCTAATGTTAAAAACTTAAAAGCTTTATATGCCTGGTTATGTTGTTTTGACATGTCAATAATCTTGCTTGAACTAGCTAATATTAGGAACTTAAGATCGAGATTAGCTAACGATGTGTTGTTCAACATGGCCGACTTTCTGACAAGTCACTCTTGacctttttatataaatataatctAACATCAATTTCATTTTGACCATCCATCGTGACAATTTTGATCCTCCATGAGTTTCATCCTGGCTATCCATCGGGTTCATCCTAATCATCTATCATGATCATATTGACCACCCATCATGACATCCATCATCAAGATCACAATCATCCATCATGTTCATCCTGATCATCCATATGGTTCATCCTGATCGAATATTCTTTACAGATGTTATAATTGTGGCCTGTTCTAACAAGATGGTCATTAGAATAGATACTCTAGTTTAATCGGAACTATTAAAACAACTAACCTTAAGTTAAGAGTGTAACTAGAATAACTAACCCTAGCTAGGGACTATTGAATAACTAACCTTAGGTTATTAAAGTTAGTAGAACATATAATCATAGTTTAGTCAGGACTATGAAATAACCAACCCTAGTTCAAGGTCCAAGTGTAAATGTTCTATAGTTTCCTCTTCATCATTGGGTTCTCTGAGGTGTGTCGTAACTCTCGAGGGTCCAAATCAAAGAGTTTAATCATCATGAAGTTAATGCTTAAAGTAGTCGAGAAGGATAAGATTCCTCTCCATCTTCTTTAGTTCATTTTTTCATCCCTCCTCCTTATTATGATTATCAACATAATTAAGAGTATTTATAATAACAACCAACAGTTAGTTAATCATTTATTTTAACTCAGATTAATCAATCAAAATGagattttattaatttcaaaaactgTGAATTAAAGTCTCAAAAGTATGTTTTTGATATTGAAAAATCCTtagaaaaaactcataaatgaaatcagaagaaaaaagaactcggaaaaaagaaaaatgggctagtttttttttcatctgCTGGCCCCTCCTTTTTTTGTGTAAAAAACACATATCCGGGCCTTTTTGCATTAGCCCATTCTGttggttttttttgtttggctGATGGCCCTTCACTTTTCTATAAGGatttgattgtttttttttcttgggctAGTTTTTTTTGCTACTGACCCCTCCTTTTTTGGTGCCAAAAATTCATATCTGGGCTTTTTTGCATTAGCCAATTCTGTTGGTATTTTGTTTGGCTGATGGCCCTTTTTTTCATACCTTGACTCTTTTTTTTGCGCTAACACAAGTTGACTAATCTTAAGTTAAGAGAACCACTATAATAGATAAACCTGATTTAAGCTATAGTTTAACTGAGACTATAGAATAACAAGCTCTAGTTTAACTGAGACTATAGAATAACAGAGTCTAGTCTAACTGAGACTATAGTATAACTAAGCTTCAGTTAGGAGGGTCATTAGAATAACTAACCCTAGTCTAATCGAGATAATGGTATAACTAACATTCGTTTAAAAGGGTCAATGGAATAACTAACGTTAAGTTAAGAGGTCATTAAAATGGATAATCCTAGTTTAACGTAGACTTTAGAAGAACTAAATTAGGTTAAAAGTGTCATTATCCATCAATTCACTAGTATTcatttaaatattataattgaTCTAATCATATCCGCAAATTTGGAAAGATTTTCATGAAACGAATACCACCGTTGCCTCTGGAATGATCGAAAACCTTAGAATCGGCTCCCCTTAGACCCAAAACGGATAAAAATGaccaaaattattaaaaaaacacattacTTAAGTTTATTCAAAGGCCAATATCTGGTCCTATTTGCAAATCTGGAAAGATTTTCAAGAAACGAACCACACCATTGCGTCCGGAATGGTCGAAAACCTTAGAATCGACTCCTCTTGGACCCAAAACGGATAAAAAAGACCCAAAATTTCCAAAAAACACATTCTGCCACATGTCAGCACGAGAACAAGCCACGTCAGCGTCTCTGACGTCATCAGGCGAGTGTGTCTCACAGCCGAGAGTGGCCGCcactctccttcttcctctagcGCGAGTGGGGCGCGTGGCCGAGAGTGGGCTCACTCTCCGGCCACCTCGCCGGCAAGTGCGGGAGAGTGTAGCTTCGTCCGGGCTCCGTTTGAGATTCCGGAACTTGTTCCGGACTCGTCTCAACCTTCTGAATCCATCCATGACCTCAGATTTTCATTTTGGGAACTTTTAAAAATGGGTCATTTTCGAAAATGATGATTCCGGCCACCTCGAGTCACCATCAAAGCTCTAGTATGACTTGTTGGGACCGTGACTTGACAAGGAACATCAAGGAGACACAGATTTTGCACAAATTCTCACCAAACATTGAACAAACAAcaacataaaattatttttcctaGCTAGTTACCACTTATGGAACCCAGAAAGTGAGAATAGTTTCATGCAATTATCTTTCTATTCTTTCACTATACTTATCTATGAGATTGTTATCACCAAACCATAAACATATTTTTTGACTTGGACAACCCTAGTTTTAGATCCACAACTCATCAATGCACAATCCTCACTTTTGGATCCACCACTCTCCATCCTCATTTGGTTTAATCCATTTTCACTCGTAGAAGAAGGAGAAAGTAAGTttggagaagagagaagagcaATGGATCCTTCAGATTTTGGATGCATAAAATGAATTTAATCCATGGTTTTGTGTATATATAGTTAGGACTAATTTTAAGATATCAAAACTCATAGGGTCTATACTGGATTGGATAAACATTGCAGTCATTTACGTGAATATAAAAATGTAATAGGACCAGAGATATATTTTGAATAGTGCATAGGACCAAGCCATAATTATTTTCCTCAACTGATCCGGAccattcaattaaaatattataaatcaaTAGCTAGAAAAGGGGAGGCACCCATGCCTCTTCAGAAAAGTGGCATATGGAAGCCTGTCCCATTGAGTTATTactcataaatttaattattttgggaagataaattaatttgagggaaaataatatatatatatatatgtgtatatatatatatatatatatatataccggcacatgaaatatatattatatatataaatagaaatAAGATGTTATTTTAATAATCAGTTtacttttattaaaataaaattatggaGCATCATGGAATATTCCTTAAcctatttatttttttgctacatcggaaaataCCTTGACGTATTTATgacttaattaatttatttaatttcagaattaattaattagtttaaaGCATTTTGAAGGAATATTCTTGAAAATTAACCTAGACTATGTGTACTACTAGGGGGCTAATTTTCTTGATTAATAGGGgaagaaatataaaaattaataattatgatTATTTGGGCTAGCTTAGAagaagtcctgaacaatacttTGTAGAGAAGAAGTCCTTAGTATACTTAattgggagaagtcctgtctaatacttggtgtaggagaagtccttgatactggTTTAGTGGAATCTTGGTTAAGCCAAGGACTAGACGTAGTCCCAACGTTTGAGGGTAAACCATTAGATATTGCTTGTGTGATATCGTTTACTACTTTATGCACTTATCCGCTGCAGCAAACGATTGTGAAAACGTTTTGAAAACTTATAATCatttgaaaactcaagttttaaaagaacacaattcaaacctccATTTCTTGTGTTATATTATTGTTTCTCAGACATAGTCAGCAAAGCACTGGTACTAGGCACAAGgcgcttgcttcagaccatagtgAGATTTTCTTAGGCAGGAAACATAATCTGGACAATAA contains:
- the LOC130722253 gene encoding uncharacterized protein LOC130722253 isoform X2; translated protein: MIVWPSWSQIMILCILPYCLAWFYLHSFWLFLWLPMAFCALCSKPATRVCPTSVFKECFNPIVDAASGRDLIPAMVYGRNVRGQEFGEMYCALLVVNSSVVSAAMLRIFGSDVAELPLVATSNRNHGKGYFQTLFSCNERLLAFMNVKSLVLPAAEEAESIWTDKFGFSRMKPDEP
- the LOC130722253 gene encoding uncharacterized protein LOC130722253 isoform X1 translates to MIVWPSWSQIMILCILPYCLAWFYLHSFWLFLWLPMAFCALCSKPATRVCPTSVFKECFNPIVDAASGRDLIPAMVYGRNVRGQEFGEMYCALLVVNSSVVSAAMLRIFGSDVAELPLVATSNRNHGKGYFQTLFSCNERLLAFMNVKSLVLPAAEEAESIWTDKFGFSRMKPDEV